A window of Pseudomonas denitrificans (nom. rej.) genomic DNA:
CTGGCGCCCGAAGCGCTGTATGACTGGCCGAGCATGACCTCCGCACTGGCCGCCGAGAAGCCCTGGTGGACGCCGGGCGCCGAACACGGCTACGCCCCCATTACCTACGGCTGGCTGATCGGCGAAGTGATCCGTCGTGTCGACGGCCGCGAGCCGGGCTCCGCCATCATCGCGCGCACCGCCGAGCCGCTGGGGCTGGATTTCCATATCGGCCTGGATGACAGCGAATTCCACCGCGTCGCGCACATCGCGCGGGCAAGGGCAACCTGGGGGACGCTGCCGCGCAACGCCTGTTGCGGACCATGATGACCGACGCCGCCGCGCTCTCCACCCGCGCCTTCACCAATCCGCCTTCGGTGCTCACCAGCACCAACAAGCCCGAATGGCGGCGCATGTCGCAGCCGGCGGCCAACGGCCATGGCAATGCGCGCTCGCTGGCCGGTTTCTACACGGGCCTGCTGCAGGGCAAATTGCTGGACGAAGCGCTGCTGGCCGAACTCACCCGCGAGCATGCCGTTGGCGAGGATCGAACTCTATTGACCTGTACGCGTTTCGGGCTGGGTTGCATGCTTGACCAACCGAACGTGGCCAACGCCACCTACGGCCTTGGCCCGCAGGCCTTCGGGCATCCGGGCGCCGGTGGCTCCATCGGTTTCGCCGATCCCGAGCGCGAGCTGGCGCTGGGCTTCGTCGTCAACACCCTCGGCCCCTATGTGCTGATGGACCCGCGCGCCCAGCGCCTGGCCCGCCTCGCCGGCGACTGCCTGTAACGACGAGCGGGAGGAACCTTCCTCCCGCTGCGCCTTCTTAAGGTCGTCCGCAATTGCCGTCGCGCTGGCCGCGACGGCCTTCCCCTGCGCACAGCTATGCGCCGCTCGTCAGTTCGGGATTAAAATCTCGTTCCAACTGAGTAAGTTATGTACAACTCTTAAGCTGATTGCTGAAGTCAGGGTGCCGCTGCCTGCCAGCTGCACCCGGCCTCTCTTCATGTTCCGACTTTATGGAATCGCTCCCATGAACCTGCTGTTCTCGAATTCGCTGAAAGTCTCCACCCTTGCGCTATGCGTCGGTCTTTCCGCCTGCAGCCAGTTCCAGTCTCAGGATCAGGCCAAGGACCCGGCGAAAACCACGGAAAGCGCTGCAGCTGCCGCCAAGCCCGGCACCGGCCACTGGTGGTGGCCCTTCGGTGGCGACGAGGAAGTGAGCGCTGCGGCCCCCGCGCCGGAGAAAAAGCCCGTCGAAGCGACCAAGGTCGCCGCCGCTGGCAGCCAGCAGCCCGGTGGCCACTGGTGGTGGCCGTTCGGCGTGAGCGACAGCAAGCCGGGCGCCGAGAAGGCGGCCAAGCCGCAGGACACCAAGGTCAGCAAGGAATGGCTGGACCAGCATGAGCAGTCCCTGCGTGCCGCCGTTGCAGGCAGCAAGTTCACCGTCGAGCGTCGCGAGAACGCCCTGGTGCTGATCGCGCCGGTGGAAGGCTCGTTCAACCCCAAGCGTCCTGAACTGTTGCTGCCGATCACCCTGGCGCCGCTGGGTAACGTGGCGAAGATGCTGCAGAACGATCCGGAAAGCGGCGTGCTGGTGCTCGGCCACAGCGACAGCTCGGGCGACAAGGCGCTCAACGACAAGGTCAGCCTGCAGCGTGCCCAGGCGGTGTCCTCGATCTTCCGCCTGAGCGGCCTGGGCGCCGACCGCCTGCGCCTGAAGGGCGTCGGCTCGAGCCTGCCGCGCGCCGACAATGCCAGCGCCGAAGGCCGCGCGCTGAACCGCCGCGTCGAAGTACTGGTGACCCAGCGCACCAGCCTGCTGGCACTCGCCCAGGCCAACTGATCCCTTGTGCAACAAGCGTCATTCCCGCTGGAATGACGCTTGTCGTGGATCAAGCGCGAAGGCGCAACTCTGGATAAGCTTAAGGACTTCTTCTGCAGGAGATTTCCGATGGCCCAGACCCTGGCCGATATGCGCCGCGAATACACCCGTGACGGACTGACCGAGACCCAGGCGCCCGCCGAACCGTTCAGCCTGTTCAACCAGTGGTTCGAGGACGCGGTGAAGACCGAGCAACTGCCGGTCGAGCCCAACGCGATGATGCTCGCCACCGCGGACGCCGACGGCCAGCCGCACTGCCGCGTGCTCCTGCTCAAGGGCCTGGACGAGCGCGGCTTCACCTTCTTCAGCAACTACGAAAGCGCCAAGGGCCAGCAGCTCGGGGAAAACCCGCGCGCGGCCATGACCTTCTTCTGGCCGGCCCTGGAACGCCAGGTGCGCATCGAGGGACGGGTCGAGAAGGTCTCCAGCGAAGAATCCGCTGCCTACTACCGTGTGCGCCCGCTGGGCAGCCGCCTGGGTGCCTGGGCTTCGCCGCAGAGCCGGGTGATCGACGGCCGTGGCGAGCTGGAGCAACTGCTGGCCGAGACCGAGCAACGCTTTGCCGACACGGCACCGTCCTGCCCGGATTTCTGGGGTGGCTTCCGCCTGCTGCCGAGCCGCATCGAGTTCTGGCAGGGCCGCCCGAGCCGCCTGCACGATCGCCTCAACTACCGCCACGAAAATGGAGCCTGGGTGCGCGAGCGCCTGGCGCCCTGATTCGCTGGTTGTGCCGATGCGCTTTTTGTAGGACCGAGGGGTCGCCCAGTCCTTGCTCGCGAACCAGGTCTCGCTGAGGCGGTTCGCGAGCAAGCTCGCTCCTACCGAACCATGTCTGTCTGTCGCGCGGTGTAGGATGCCCTTCATCCTCCCGCACAACGGACCTGTCCCTCATGAAAGTCGTCATCGCTCCCGACTCCTTCAAGGAAAGCCTCTCCGCCCCGAGGTCGCCGAGGCTATTTCCCGTGGCTGGCTGCGCGCGCGGCCTGGCGACGAAACCCTGCTGCGGCCCATGGCCGACGGCGGCGAAGGCACGGTGGACGCGGTGCTGGCGGCGCGGCCGGGCGAGCGGCGCGAGCTGGATGTCTGCGGCCCGCTGGAGCAGCCGGTGAAAGCCCACTGGGGTTGGCTGGAGGACGCCACCGCGGTGATCGAGATGGCCGCCGCCAGTGGCCTGCACTGGGTCCCGGAAGGGCAGCGCGACGCCACCCGCACCACCAGTCGCGGCACCGGCGAGCTGATCCGCGAGGCGCTGGATGCGGGTGCGAAGAAGATCATCATCGGTCTGGGCGGCAGTGCTACCAACGACGGCGGCCTGGGCTTGCTGCAGGCGCTGGGCGTGAGTTTCTTCGATGGCCAGGGCAAGGAGCTGGGCGCCGGCGGCGCGCGGCTCGCGGAACTGGAGCGCATCGAGCTGTCGAGCCTCGATCCGCGACTGGCCTCAGTCGAGGTCGAAGTGGCTGCCGACGTGAACAATCCCCTTTGCGGCCCCCACGGCGCCTCGGCCGTCTTCGGCCCGCAGAAAGGTGCGAACCCGGCGCAGGTGCAGCAGCTGGATGCCGCACTCAAACGCTTCGCCGAAGTCGCTGCGCTCGCACTCGGGCAGGATCACAGCCTGTTCCCCGGCGTCGGTGCAGCGGGTGGCCTGGGCTTCGCCTGCCGGGCTTTCCTCAAGGCGCGCTTCCGTCCGGGCATCGAGCTGATTGCCGAGCTATCGGAGCTGGAGGCGTCGCTGGCCGGCGCGTCGCTGGTCATCACCGGGGAAGGGCGGCTGGATGGCCAGAGCCTGCACGGCAAGACGCCGGTGGGCGTGGCCCATGTCGCCCGGCGCGCGGGTGTGCCGGTGATCGCACTGGCCGGTAGCGTGGGCGAAGGGCTGGCCGAATTGCGTGAAGCGGGGATCGAAGCGGCGTTCAGCCTGGCGCCGGGGCCCATCACCCTGGCCGATGCCTGCGCTCGGGCGGCGCAGGAACTGGAAAACCGCGCCGAGGCGCTGGCGCGCTTCTGGTCGCTGGCTCAGGCCGCGCGGTAATCGTCGGCGGCGCGCTGCAGCCAGTCGGGAAGGTCGCGCCGCTTCACCTTCTCGCGCTTGGCATCGGCCAGGCGCTGCAACAGATAGATACGTTTCTGCGGATCATCGCCCGCCAGCGACAGCGCCAGGTCGCGGTCCATCCAGCGGCGGATGCGCCAGTAGATCCACCAGTGGAAATACAGGCCGGCGGCGGTGGTGACGACGATGATGAAATAGTCCATGAACGGCTGCTCCTTCTGCGGCTGCAAGGCTAACCCATCGTGCTGCACGAAAAACTGAGCCAGGGCAGGCGTTTTCCGACGATCTGGCACAAACTGTACGAAAGCTGAATCGAGATCAGCATGTTTCATGACCTGGCGTGACAGGCGGGCTGCCGTCGGAGTCTAATAGCCGTAGCCCTACTCGGAGGTTCCCTAATGCGTAAAACTGCCCTGATCGCCGTGACTTTCGCTGCCCTGGCCATGACCCTCGGTGGTTGCCAGTCCAGCCTGACCGGCGACACCTACACCCGTGAAGAAGCACGCACCGTGCAGAACGTTCGCATGGGTACCATCCAGGCCCTGCGCCCGGTGAAGATCGAAGGCACCAAGACTCCCATCGGCTCCGTTGCCGGCGCCGCCGTTGGCGGTATCGGCGGCAGCGCCATCGGTGGCGGCAAGGGCAGCTATGTCACTGCCATCATCGGTGCCGTAGCCGGCGGCCTGCTCGGTGCGGCCACCGAAGAAGGCCTGACCCGCACCCAGGGTGTGGAAATCACCGTCCGCGAAGACGACGGCAGCACCCGCGCCTACGTCCAGCAGGTTGACGAAGGCGCCGTGTTCCGCGTCGGCGAGCGCGTGCGCATCCTGACCGTCAACGGTACCAGCCGCGTCGCTCACTGACCGGCAACGGCTGCCCGCCCGTGGCAGCCAGCGAAACCCAGCGCGCGACAGTCGACCCGGCTGTCGCGCGCTATCGTTTGGGGGTTAGGAAAATCCGTCGCAGCCCACTGCGGGCGCGGCTCAAGCTTGCAATTTCGTAATAATTCAATCCATGACGCGTAATCGATAGATATGGATAATCGTCGCCTTTGCAAGCCGGCCGCCTTTGCGCGGTGTTGCCTGTCTGAACGCCGTCCGGCGGTGAAAAGGAGTGGGTCATGACGTTGGCGCTGATCATCGCGCTGCCTTTCTTCGGGGTATTGCTGCCGCTGCTGGCCGAGCGTTTCGGCCGAACCGCCTGCGCCGCCGCCACCGGATTGGTGCCGCTGCTGGGCTTGATCCTGCTGCTGGGCCAGCGCTCGGTGCTCGGCGCCGATCCGCAGGTGCAGCGCCTGGAGTGGCTGCCGGAGCTGGGCCTGAACCTCAGCCTGCGCCTGGACGGCCTGGGCTTCCTGTTCGCCCTGCTGATCCTCGGCATCGGTCTGCTGGTGATCCTCTACGCCCGCTATTACCTGTCCGAGAGGGAGCCCGCCGGGCGTTTCTTCGCCTTCCTGTTGCTGTTCATGGGCGCCATGCTCGGCGTGGTGCTGAGCGAAAACCTGCTGCTGATGCTGGTGTTCTGGGAGCTGACCAGCCTGTCGTCGTTCCTGCTGATCGGCTTCTGGGGCCATCGCTCGGATGCGCGCAAGGGCGCGCGCATGTCCCTGGCGGTCACCGGTGGTGGCGGCCTGGCGCTACTCGCCGGCATCCTGCTGATCGGCCATGTGGTCGGCAGCTTCGAACTCACCACCGTGCTCGGTGCCCGTGAGGTGCTGCAGGCCAGCCCGCTGTTCCCGCTGGCGCTGTGCCTGGTACTGCTGGGCGTGTTCACCAAGTCCGCGCAGTTCCCGTTCCACTTCTGGCTGCCCCATGCGATGGCGGCGCCGACGCCGGTGTCGGCCTACCTGCACTCGGCGACCATGGTGAAGGCCGGCGTATTCCTGCTGGCGCGCCTGTACCCACTGCTGTCGGGCAACGACCTGTGGTTCTACCTGGTCAGCCTGACCGGTCTGGCGACCCTGCTGATGGGCGCCTTCATGGCGCTGTTCCAGAACGACCTCAAGGGGCTGCTGGCCTACTCGACCATCAGCCACCTGGGCCTGATCACCCTGCTGTTCGGCCTGGATTCGCCCATGGCCAACGTCGCGGCGATCTTCCACATCATCAACCACGCCACCTTCAAGGCCTCGCTGTTCATGGCTGCCGGGATCATCGACCACGAGACCGGCAGCCGCGACATGCGGCGCATCAACGGCATGTGGAAATACATGCCGCACACCGCCGTGCTGGCGATGGTGGCGTCGGCGTCCATGGCCGGCGTGCCGCTGCTCAACGGCTTCCTCAGCAAGGAGATGTTCTTCGGCGAGACCCTGGCGCAGAACATGATGGGCAGCTTCAACTGGGTGATCCCGGCGCTGGCGACCGTGGGCGCGCTGTTCTCGGTGAGCTACTCGGTGCGCTTCATCCACGACGTGTTCTTCAACGGCGAGCCGATCAACCTGCCCAATCCGCACCCCCACGAGCCGCCGCGCTACATGAAGGTGCCGGTGGAAATCCTTGTGCTGATCTGCCTGCTGGTGGGCGTCATGCCGGGGGTTATCGTCGGTCCGCTGCTGGCCGGCGCCGCCGCGTCGAGCCTGAACGGCGTGCTGCCCGAATACAGCCTGGCGATCTGGCACGGCTTCAACGCGCCGCTGGCGATGAGCTTCGTCGCCACCGCCGGCGGCGTGCTGCTCTATGTGCTGCGCAAGCCGCTGTTCGACTGGTACGCCGGGCTGCCGGCGGTGGACGCCAAGCTGGTGTTCGAGCAGCAGGTGCAGCGTGTGGTGCACTTCGCGAAGTGCGTGACCGATTACCTGGAGAACGGCTCGCTGCAGCGCTACGCCATGCTGCTGGTGCTGGCCGCCGCGGTGGTGGTGTTCGCCGGCCTCGCGCCGCTGCCGGGCATTGCCGGTGATCGGGCGCAGACGCCGCTGGATGGCATCACCGCGCTGGGCCTGGTCCTGCTGGCCATCGCCGGGCCGCTCACCGTCTGGTTCCATCGCCAGCGCCTGACCGCGCTGGTGATCCTCAGCATCGCCGGGTTGCTGGTGGCGCTGGCCTTCGCCCGCTTCGCCGCACCGGACCTGGCGCTGACCCAGCTGTCGGTGGAAGTGGTGACCATGGTCCTGCTGATGCTGGCGCTGTACTACCTGCCGGCGCGCACGCCGAAGACCTCCAGCAGCCTGCGCCGCCTGCGCGATTTCGTGATCGCCATTGGCGCCGGCGTGATGGTCACGCTGCTGACCTATGCCGTGCTCACGCGCCCCTACGACAGCATTGCCGGCTACTACCTGGAAAACAGCGTCTCCGGTGGTGGCGGGCACAACGTGGTGAATGTGATCCTGGTGGACTTCCGCGGCTTCGATACCCTCGGCGAGATGACCGTGCTGGCGATTGCCGCCGTCGGCATCTTCGCACTGCTCGACGGCCTGCGCCTGCTGCGCCGCGAGGGTGACGACGAAGGCCGCGCCTGGGCGCAAGACCGCTTCCCGCCGATCCTCGCCACGCTGTCGCGACTGCTGCTGCCGCTGGCGCTGCTGGTCTCGGTGTTCATCTTCCTGCGCGGCCACAACCTGCCGGGTGGAGGCTTCATCGCCGGCCTGATCACTTCGGTGGCGCTGATCCTCCAGTACATCGCCTGCGGCAGCCGCTGGGTGAGCACGCGCCTGCCGCTGGACTACAGCCGTCTCGCCGGCCTCGGGGTGCTGATCGCCGGGCTGACCGGGCTGGGCGCCTGGTTCTTCGGCTTCCCGTTCCTGACTTCGGCGTTCGGCCACTTCCACATTCCGCTGGTGGGCGACATCGAACTGGCCACGGCCATGCTCTTCGACCTGGGCGTGTACTTCACCGTGGTTGGCGCGACGCTGCTGATTCTTTCCGGGCTGGGTTCGGTCACCGCGCCGCCGGAGCCGCTGTTGTCCAAGGAGGCGCCCTGATGGAAGCGCTGTTCGCCATCGCCCTCGGCCTGCTGACCGCCAGCGGCGTCTACCTGCTGCTGCGCGCGCGCACTTTCCCGGTGGTGCTGGGGCTGACCCTGCTGTCCTACGCGGTCAACCTGTTCCTCTTCGCCATGGGCCGGCTGGCTGGCGACCCGGCGGTGATCGGTCAGGTCGCCAACGCCGGCGACCCGATCCCCCAGGCGCTGGTGCTGACGGCCATCGTCATCGGCTTTGCCATGACCGCCTTCGTCATCGTGCTGGCCCTGCGTGGATTGGCTGACACCGGCGGCGACCATGTGGATGGCGGCGAAGGGGAGGAAGGCCGATGAATCACTGGCTGATCCTGCCGGTCCTGCTGCCGCTGTTCGCCGGTTGCGCACTGCTGCTCGTGGGCGAGCGCCTGCAGCGCGGCCTGTCGCTGCTCGCCACCCTGGCGCTGCTGCCGCTTTCCGCCGTGCTGCTGCAACAGGCCGACAGCGGCGTGGTGCAGTTCTACGCGCTGGGCAACTGGCAGCCTCCGTTCGGTATCATCCTGGTACTGGACCGCCTCAGCGCGCTGATGATCGCTGCCACCGCGCTGCTCGCCAGCCTGTCGCTGATCTACGCGGTGCGCGGGGATGACCGGCGTGGCAAGCGCTTCCATGCGCTGTTCCAGTTCCAGTTGCTCGGTCTGAACGGGGCGTTCCTCACCGGCGACCTGTTCAACCTGTTCGTGTTCTTCGAGATCCTGCTGATCGCCTCCTACGCGCTGCTGCTGCATGGCGGCGGGGCAGGGCGGGTGCGTGCGGGTGTGCATTACGTGGTGCTCAATCTCGTCGGCTCGGCGTTCTTCCTCCTTGCGGTGGGCACGCTCTACGGCATTACCGGCACCCTGAACATGGCGCACATGGCCGAGCGCGTGGCCCAGCTGAGCGCCGAGCAGGCGCCGCTGGTGCGGGCGGCGGCGTTGCTGCTGCTGGTGGTGTTCGGCCTGAAGGCGGCGCTGCTGCCGCTGTACTTCTGGCTGCCCAAAGCCTATGCCGAGGCCAGCGCGCCGGTGGCGGCGTTGTTCTCGATCATGACCAAGGTCGGCATCTACTCGATCCTGCGGGTCTACACGCTGATCTTCGGCGAGCAGGCCGGCGAGCTGGCGAACCTCGCGCAGGCCTGGCTGTGGCCGCTGGCGCTGGCCGGGATAGTCGCCGGTGCGCTGGGCGCGCTGGCGGCGACCACGCTGCAGGGGCTGCTCTCGTACCTGGTGGTGGTCTCCGCCGGCACGTTGCTGGCAGCTATCGCGCTGGGCACTCCGGAGGCGCTGTCCGCCGCGCTTTACTACCTGCTGCACAGTATCTGGGTGGCTGGCGGCCTGTTCCTGCTGGCCGACCTGATTGCCCGCCAGCGCGGTGAGAAGAGTGGCCGACTGGTGCAGGGCCCGGCGCTGTTGCAACCGCATCTGCTCGGTGGCGCGTTCTTCTTCGGCGCCATTGCCGTTGCCGGCCTGCCGCCGCTGTCGGGCTTCCTCGGCAAGCTGATGCTGCTGCGCTCGGTGAGTGGGGGCAGCGAGGCCATCGTGCTGTGGAGCGTGGTGCTGGTCAGCGGACTGGTGACCATCGTCGCGCTCAGTCGCGCCGGCAGCACGCTGTTCTGGCGCACCGGCCTGAGTGTGCTGGGCAGCGCCAATCGGGAGCCGGTGAAGATGCTGGCGTGCTTCGGCCTGCTGGCCAGCGCACCGCTGATGGTGGTCGCCGCGCGGCCGCTGATCACATATGCACAGGCCACAGCCGTGCAGTTGCTGGACGCCGGGCTCTACCGCCAGGCGATCCTGCTGGGAGGTGGCGCATGATCCGGCGCATCCTTCCGCACCCGCTGCTCAGCGGTGTGCTCCTGCTGAGCTGGCTGCTGCTGGTCAACGACTTCTCCCTCGGCCACTGGCTGCTCGGCGCCTTCCTCGGCCTGAGCATCCCGCTGCTGTGCCGCAACCTGCTGCTGGCCGCGCCGCGCATCCAGCGGCCGGGCTTGCTGCTGCGCTTCATTGGCCTGGTGCTCTACGACATCGTGGTCGCCAACCTGCAGGTGGCGAAACTGGTGCTGGGGCCGAAAGCGAAGCTGCAGCCGGGCTTCGTCGAGATTCCCCTGGAGCTGACCGATGACCTGGCCATCAGCATCCTCGCCAGCGTCATCACCCTGACCCCGGGCACCTGTTCGGCCGACCTCTCCGCCGATCGCCGCACGCTGCTGGTCCACGGCATCGACGTGCCGGACCCGCAGGCGCTGGTGGCGGACATCAAGGCGCGCTACGAGGCGCCGCTGAAGGAGGTGTTCGCATGCTCGGTATCGTGATCCCGATCTGCCTGGCGCTGCTGGGTATCGCCGTGCTGCTCACCGTGGTGCGGCTGGTTCGCGGGCCGTCGGTGGCGGACCGCATCCTCGCGCTGGACACCCTGTCGGTGGAAGCCATCGCGCTGATCGTGCTGTTCGGCATCTGGAAGGGCAGCGGCCTGTACTTCGAGGCGGCGCTGCTGATCGCGGTGATGGGCTTCGTCAGCACCGTGGCCCTGTGCAAGTTCTTGCTGCGCGGAGACATCATCGAATGAATGGCGAAATGATCGTGGAAGCGCTGGTCTGCGTGCTGCTGCTGGCGGGGAGCCTGTTTGCGCTACTTGGCGCCATCGGTCTGTACCGCCTGCCGGACTTCTACACGCGCCTGCACGCGCCAACCAAGGCTTCGACCCTGGGCGTGGGCGGCGTCGTGCTGGCCTCGCTGCTGTACTTCAGCACGCGCGGCGAGGGCGTCAGCCTGCATGAGGTGCTGATCACCGTGTTCCTTTTCATCACCGCGCCGGTCAGCGCGCACCTGCTGGCCAAGGCGGCGATGCAGCAGCGCGTGCCGGTGGAGCGGGGAACCAAGGGCAAGCCCTGGGACTGATTTTGAGCCTTGTTTGCGATGCTTCCCGGTTGGGTGTTCTGCGTCGCTTCGGCGTGCGAGTCAGCTTCTTGTTTCGCCCCCTCGGGCGAGTCCCTTTTGGCAAACGCCCCAAAAGGAACCAAAAGGTCTTGCCCCGGACATCCGGTTTTTCGCTTAGGCGAAAAATTCCCTCGTTGAATCGAAGTTTCAGGGGCACGCGCTGACGGGCCGTCCCTGGCCCGACAGCGCTCTCGCGACATCCATGTCGCTCAACCCCTGAAACTCCGCTTCAACGAGGCCTCCTGAACGGGGCCACTCGGAGTGCGCGGATGTCGCTCTGGAAGCCTTCAGAGCAAAATCTAGAGCTGGAGTGGGACGGGTGTGTGGCTCTTCGTAGGACAGAGGGGACGGCTAGTCCTTGCTCGCGAACCTCCCCAGCGTTGGAGCCGCCGGTGAGTTTGTTCGCGAGCAAGCTCGCTCCTGCAGTTCGAATCCCGCCCATACAGTTTCGCCACGATTCTGTACCTGTCGGCCGCCGGTGCGCGCCTCCTATACTCCAGGCACCTTTTGACTGGAGCGTCCCGTGCAGCAATCCCGGCCGTTCGCCCTCGCGTGCCTGGTGCTGGCCATGGCGCTCTGGGGCAGTTCCTTCATCGCGCTGAAGTTCGCCTTCCAGGAAATGCCGGCCATGTGGGTGATCTTCGCCCGTATGGCGCTGGGCAGCCTGATCTTCCTCGCCGCCTGGCGCTGGCGTGGACGCATCGACTACCGCCCCGGCGACTGGAAGTGGCTGCTCGCGCTGGCCGCCTGCGAGCCTTGCCTGTACTTCATCTTCGAGTCCCTGGCGCTGCAGCAGACCAGCGCTGCGCAGGCCGGGATGATCACCGCGCTGCTGCCGCTGCTGGTGGCGGTCGGCGCGTTCTTCCTGCTGCATGAGAAGATCGCCCGCAACACCTGGCTGGGCTTCGCCCTGGCGGTGCTCGGCTCGCTCTGGCTGACGCTGGCCAGCGAGCCGGACAGCCATGCGCCCAACCCGCTGCTGGGCAATTTCTACGAGTTGGTGGCAATGCTCTGCGCCACCGGCTACACCCTGTTGCTCAAGCACCTGTCGGCGCGCTACTCGCCCTTTATCCTCACCGCGATGCAGGCATTCATCGGCTCGCTGTTCTTCCTGCCGCTGGCACTGGCGACCTCCGGCCTGCCGCCGGCGCCCGGCCCGACC
This region includes:
- a CDS encoding Na+/H+ antiporter subunit E, translating into MIRRILPHPLLSGVLLLSWLLLVNDFSLGHWLLGAFLGLSIPLLCRNLLLAAPRIQRPGLLLRFIGLVLYDIVVANLQVAKLVLGPKAKLQPGFVEIPLELTDDLAISILASVITLTPGTCSADLSADRRTLLVHGIDVPDPQALVADIKARYEAPLKEVFACSVS
- a CDS encoding DMT family transporter → MALWGSSFIALKFAFQEMPAMWVIFARMALGSLIFLAAWRWRGRIDYRPGDWKWLLALAACEPCLYFIFESLALQQTSAAQAGMITALLPLLVAVGAFFLLHEKIARNTWLGFALAVLGSLWLTLASEPDSHAPNPLLGNFYELVAMLCATGYTLLLKHLSARYSPFILTAMQAFIGSLFFLPLALATSGLPPAPGPTGWFALVYLGSVVTVGAYGLYNFGVSRLPASQATGFINLIPVFTLIFAALLLGEVLSGQQALAAGLVFIGVALSQWRSAPPTSPAGVLD
- a CDS encoding K+/H+ antiporter subunit F, which encodes MLGIVIPICLALLGIAVLLTVVRLVRGPSVADRILALDTLSVEAIALIVLFGIWKGSGLYFEAALLIAVMGFVSTVALCKFLLRGDIIE
- a CDS encoding OmpA family protein; its protein translation is MNLLFSNSLKVSTLALCVGLSACSQFQSQDQAKDPAKTTESAAAAAKPGTGHWWWPFGGDEEVSAAAPAPEKKPVEATKVAAAGSQQPGGHWWWPFGVSDSKPGAEKAAKPQDTKVSKEWLDQHEQSLRAAVAGSKFTVERRENALVLIAPVEGSFNPKRPELLLPITLAPLGNVAKMLQNDPESGVLVLGHSDSSGDKALNDKVSLQRAQAVSSIFRLSGLGADRLRLKGVGSSLPRADNASAEGRALNRRVEVLVTQRTSLLALAQAN
- a CDS encoding monovalent cation/H+ antiporter subunit D → MNHWLILPVLLPLFAGCALLLVGERLQRGLSLLATLALLPLSAVLLQQADSGVVQFYALGNWQPPFGIILVLDRLSALMIAATALLASLSLIYAVRGDDRRGKRFHALFQFQLLGLNGAFLTGDLFNLFVFFEILLIASYALLLHGGGAGRVRAGVHYVVLNLVGSAFFLLAVGTLYGITGTLNMAHMAERVAQLSAEQAPLVRAAALLLLVVFGLKAALLPLYFWLPKAYAEASAPVAALFSIMTKVGIYSILRVYTLIFGEQAGELANLAQAWLWPLALAGIVAGALGALAATTLQGLLSYLVVVSAGTLLAAIALGTPEALSAALYYLLHSIWVAGGLFLLADLIARQRGEKSGRLVQGPALLQPHLLGGAFFFGAIAVAGLPPLSGFLGKLMLLRSVSGGSEAIVLWSVVLVSGLVTIVALSRAGSTLFWRTGLSVLGSANREPVKMLACFGLLASAPLMVVAARPLITYAQATAVQLLDAGLYRQAILLGGGA
- a CDS encoding glycine zipper 2TM domain-containing protein, with amino-acid sequence MRKTALIAVTFAALAMTLGGCQSSLTGDTYTREEARTVQNVRMGTIQALRPVKIEGTKTPIGSVAGAAVGGIGGSAIGGGKGSYVTAIIGAVAGGLLGAATEEGLTRTQGVEITVREDDGSTRAYVQQVDEGAVFRVGERVRILTVNGTSRVAH
- a CDS encoding Na+/H+ antiporter subunit C, yielding MEALFAIALGLLTASGVYLLLRARTFPVVLGLTLLSYAVNLFLFAMGRLAGDPAVIGQVANAGDPIPQALVLTAIVIGFAMTAFVIVLALRGLADTGGDHVDGGEGEEGR
- a CDS encoding monovalent cation/H+ antiporter subunit A, which translates into the protein MTLALIIALPFFGVLLPLLAERFGRTACAAATGLVPLLGLILLLGQRSVLGADPQVQRLEWLPELGLNLSLRLDGLGFLFALLILGIGLLVILYARYYLSEREPAGRFFAFLLLFMGAMLGVVLSENLLLMLVFWELTSLSSFLLIGFWGHRSDARKGARMSLAVTGGGGLALLAGILLIGHVVGSFELTTVLGAREVLQASPLFPLALCLVLLGVFTKSAQFPFHFWLPHAMAAPTPVSAYLHSATMVKAGVFLLARLYPLLSGNDLWFYLVSLTGLATLLMGAFMALFQNDLKGLLAYSTISHLGLITLLFGLDSPMANVAAIFHIINHATFKASLFMAAGIIDHETGSRDMRRINGMWKYMPHTAVLAMVASASMAGVPLLNGFLSKEMFFGETLAQNMMGSFNWVIPALATVGALFSVSYSVRFIHDVFFNGEPINLPNPHPHEPPRYMKVPVEILVLICLLVGVMPGVIVGPLLAGAAASSLNGVLPEYSLAIWHGFNAPLAMSFVATAGGVLLYVLRKPLFDWYAGLPAVDAKLVFEQQVQRVVHFAKCVTDYLENGSLQRYAMLLVLAAAVVVFAGLAPLPGIAGDRAQTPLDGITALGLVLLAIAGPLTVWFHRQRLTALVILSIAGLLVALAFARFAAPDLALTQLSVEVVTMVLLMLALYYLPARTPKTSSSLRRLRDFVIAIGAGVMVTLLTYAVLTRPYDSIAGYYLENSVSGGGGHNVVNVILVDFRGFDTLGEMTVLAIAAVGIFALLDGLRLLRREGDDEGRAWAQDRFPPILATLSRLLLPLALLVSVFIFLRGHNLPGGGFIAGLITSVALILQYIACGSRWVSTRLPLDYSRLAGLGVLIAGLTGLGAWFFGFPFLTSAFGHFHIPLVGDIELATAMLFDLGVYFTVVGATLLILSGLGSVTAPPEPLLSKEAP
- the pdxH gene encoding pyridoxamine 5'-phosphate oxidase → MAQTLADMRREYTRDGLTETQAPAEPFSLFNQWFEDAVKTEQLPVEPNAMMLATADADGQPHCRVLLLKGLDERGFTFFSNYESAKGQQLGENPRAAMTFFWPALERQVRIEGRVEKVSSEESAAYYRVRPLGSRLGAWASPQSRVIDGRGELEQLLAETEQRFADTAPSCPDFWGGFRLLPSRIEFWQGRPSRLHDRLNYRHENGAWVRERLAP
- a CDS encoding Na+/H+ antiporter subunit G, with the protein product MNGEMIVEALVCVLLLAGSLFALLGAIGLYRLPDFYTRLHAPTKASTLGVGGVVLASLLYFSTRGEGVSLHEVLITVFLFITAPVSAHLLAKAAMQQRVPVERGTKGKPWD